One genomic region from Deltaproteobacteria bacterium encodes:
- a CDS encoding ABC transporter ATP-binding protein yields the protein MIRVENLTKKYNGFKAVDGLNLRVEQGEIYGFLGPNGAGKTTTILMLLNIVKPSSGRVFLLGQELTRANLRIKTRVGVVSEKQYLYKEMTAGEYLDFFGYLYQVPDRARRIDRLLEELDLAGAKNRRLGAFSRGMQQKIGFARAFLHDPDLLILDEPISGLDPGGVKQIRDLIAGMNRRGKTVFISSHLLSEVEKLCQKVGIINRGKLLAEESMENLKRRLSDSVELEVELSSVGREIVEALSAFDFVREIKHEGKSLVLKIDSDRDYRGDISQAIASRGGVVLGIRTKEISLEEAFMTITQRNVSLLASSPDEP from the coding sequence GTGATCAGAGTGGAAAACCTGACAAAAAAATACAACGGTTTCAAGGCGGTGGACGGCCTCAATCTGAGGGTAGAACAGGGGGAGATTTATGGGTTCTTGGGGCCCAACGGAGCCGGCAAGACCACCACGATCTTGATGCTCCTGAACATAGTCAAGCCCAGCAGCGGCCGAGTCTTTCTGCTGGGCCAAGAACTCACCCGGGCCAATCTGAGGATCAAGACAAGGGTGGGGGTCGTTTCGGAAAAACAGTACCTTTACAAGGAGATGACGGCGGGAGAGTATCTCGATTTTTTCGGCTATCTCTACCAGGTCCCTGACCGGGCCAGAAGAATCGACCGACTCCTCGAGGAACTCGATCTCGCGGGGGCGAAGAACAGGAGGCTTGGGGCTTTTTCCCGGGGCATGCAGCAGAAGATAGGTTTTGCCAGGGCCTTCCTCCACGACCCGGACCTGCTGATTCTCGATGAACCCATATCCGGTCTCGACCCGGGAGGCGTGAAGCAGATCCGGGACTTGATCGCCGGAATGAACAGGCGAGGGAAGACCGTCTTCATCTCTTCCCACCTTCTCTCCGAAGTCGAAAAACTCTGTCAAAAAGTGGGCATCATCAACAGGGGGAAACTCCTCGCCGAGGAAAGCATGGAGAATCTCAAGAGAAGACTCAGCGATTCCGTAGAGCTCGAGGTTGAACTCTCATCGGTGGGAAGGGAGATAGTGGAGGCCCTGTCGGCATTCGACTTTGTAAGGGAGATCAAGCACGAGGGGAAGAGCCTCGTTTTGAAAATCGACTCCGACAGGGATTACCGGGGGGACATCTCCCAGGCCATCGCCAGCAGAGGAGGAGTGGTCCTCGGCATCCGCACCAAGGAGATCTCCCTTGAAGAGGCCTTTATGACGATTACACAAAGGAACGTCTCCCTCCTGGCTTCCTCTCCAGATGAGCCCTGA
- a CDS encoding carboxypeptidase regulatory-like domain-containing protein: MKSKTSAIYRIVLPAAGLASVGVFLFLFNQRPSWIEGRIIDTLSKDAVWHVTIRVGGKSTTKFASTSYRLTGIKKGSYTLRATAPNYYDFVKPVKIKRGKNVIDIAMRGREIPDLQGIIVFTEATDKGLEIEIRLTDSKRMAIMNPPALPFTLEGTLYVRKGEEGECSRGRKLFQGPIDLFWEPHDPLAKNKGIIPWDRITVNPEREKSGVLEVVLHTPQGDFRYTTDRVELVRQVSQNER, encoded by the coding sequence ATGAAATCGAAAACCTCTGCCATATATCGAATCGTCCTTCCGGCTGCGGGACTCGCCTCTGTTGGTGTGTTTCTCTTCCTGTTCAACCAGAGACCCTCCTGGATCGAGGGAAGGATCATCGACACCCTGAGCAAGGACGCGGTCTGGCACGTGACGATTCGTGTGGGAGGAAAATCCACGACCAAGTTCGCCAGCACCTCTTACCGGCTTACGGGGATCAAAAAGGGTTCCTACACTCTCAGGGCGACCGCCCCCAACTACTACGATTTCGTAAAACCCGTAAAGATCAAAAGGGGGAAGAACGTGATCGACATAGCCATGAGAGGCCGGGAGATACCGGATCTCCAGGGGATCATCGTCTTCACGGAGGCTACCGACAAGGGGCTCGAGATAGAGATAAGGTTGACCGACAGCAAGCGAATGGCTATCATGAACCCTCCGGCCCTTCCCTTCACACTGGAGGGGACTCTCTATGTCAGAAAGGGGGAGGAAGGAGAATGCAGCAGGGGCAGAAAGCTCTTCCAGGGCCCCATCGATCTCTTCTGGGAGCCCCACGATCCCCTTGCCAAGAACAAGGGAATCATTCCCTGGGATCGCATAACGGTCAATCCCGAACGAGAAAAGAGCGGGGTCCTCGAGGTTGTTCTCCATACACCTCAGGGCGATTTTCGCTATACGACCGACCGGGTCGAACTGGTCAGGCAGGTGTCGCAGAATGAGCGGTAG
- a CDS encoding ABC transporter permease subunit: protein MSGRFSSALQTVYALTRRDLLSNLRGWGTYVAIFVSFLASSFLLKNYVEAIKEKDILISSDPLNFPLLISLVVISFYLAVISVVSISRERDQGTLEVLFYGNVDSLSYMAAKFLADLVIYLLVICLLVLYFIAVSMLTNLALSWNLVKAVFLSIFSMSCVISFSLFISSLTSKTRTSIVWLVALLSVFVAIQVSHTMLTRLDQAALSPSQQYLRAALGVLFKGTEWISPFSYLKRGMESIHVESARLYGLNLLHSLAYSAAFMVAAVLALERKGVRG, encoded by the coding sequence ATGAGCGGTAGATTCTCATCGGCTCTCCAGACGGTCTACGCCTTGACTCGAAGGGATCTGCTCTCCAATCTCAGGGGCTGGGGAACTTACGTGGCGATCTTTGTCTCCTTCCTGGCCTCCTCCTTCCTTCTCAAGAACTACGTTGAGGCGATCAAGGAGAAGGACATCCTCATCTCTTCGGACCCCTTGAATTTCCCTCTTCTCATTTCCCTGGTGGTCATATCCTTCTATCTGGCGGTAATCTCGGTCGTTTCTATCTCCCGCGAGAGGGACCAGGGAACCCTGGAGGTTCTCTTCTATGGGAACGTCGACTCCCTGTCATATATGGCAGCCAAGTTTCTGGCCGACCTCGTCATCTATCTCCTCGTTATCTGCCTCCTGGTTCTCTATTTTATCGCCGTATCCATGCTGACCAATCTGGCCTTGTCCTGGAATCTCGTGAAGGCCGTCTTCCTATCCATATTCTCTATGTCGTGCGTTATCAGCTTCAGCCTCTTCATATCCTCCCTGACTTCAAAGACAAGAACCTCTATTGTCTGGCTTGTGGCCCTCCTTTCGGTGTTTGTCGCCATCCAGGTTTCTCATACCATGCTTACCAGGCTCGACCAAGCGGCTCTTTCTCCATCGCAGCAGTATCTGAGGGCCGCACTGGGTGTACTCTTCAAGGGTACGGAATGGATCTCCCCCTTCTCCTATCTCAAAAGGGGCATGGAGTCGATCCACGTGGAGAGCGCCCGCCTGTATGGGTTGAATCTTCTCCATTCACTCGCCTATTCGGCTGCTTTCATGGTAGCTGCCGTATTGGCGTTGGAGAGGAAGGGGGTTCGCGGATGA